Proteins found in one Saccharopolyspora phatthalungensis genomic segment:
- a CDS encoding amidohydrolase family protein — translation MYAKDGEKYFVVDGHVHYWDGTPENQANRYGTGFLNCFYDYHRNLSPEEARWSLEHFQRQTEDDVLHDLFEVGYVDKAIFQPTYLTDFFVHGFNTTEQDGALAEKHPDKFIVNGSWDPRDGEAGLAELARLADRWGLQGVKLYTAEWKGDSKGWKLTDPWSYRYLDKCGELGIRNIHVHKGPTIYPLNLDAFDVADVDEVATAFPELNFIVEHVGLPRLEDFCWIATQEPNVYGGLAVAMPFIHSRPRYFAQIIGELLYWLDENRITFASDYAIWTPKWLIEKFVDFQIPADLQGEYGTLTPEVKRKILGLNMARLYDIKVPEEVRETERVIAS, via the coding sequence ATGTACGCCAAGGACGGCGAGAAGTACTTCGTCGTGGACGGTCACGTCCACTACTGGGACGGCACCCCGGAGAACCAAGCCAACCGCTACGGCACGGGGTTCCTGAACTGCTTCTACGACTACCACCGCAACCTCAGCCCGGAGGAGGCCAGGTGGTCGCTGGAGCACTTCCAGCGGCAGACCGAGGACGACGTGCTGCACGACCTGTTCGAGGTCGGGTATGTGGACAAGGCGATCTTCCAGCCCACCTACCTGACGGACTTCTTCGTCCACGGGTTCAACACCACCGAGCAGGACGGGGCGCTGGCCGAGAAGCACCCGGACAAGTTTATCGTCAACGGTAGTTGGGATCCGCGGGACGGCGAAGCGGGGCTCGCCGAGCTGGCGCGGCTGGCCGACCGCTGGGGGCTCCAGGGCGTCAAGCTCTACACCGCAGAGTGGAAGGGGGATTCGAAGGGCTGGAAGCTCACCGACCCGTGGTCCTACCGCTACCTGGACAAGTGCGGGGAACTCGGGATCCGCAACATCCACGTCCACAAGGGGCCGACCATCTATCCGCTGAATCTGGACGCCTTCGACGTCGCCGACGTCGACGAGGTGGCCACCGCGTTCCCGGAGTTGAACTTCATCGTCGAGCACGTGGGGCTGCCGCGGCTGGAGGACTTCTGCTGGATCGCCACCCAGGAGCCCAACGTCTACGGCGGCCTGGCGGTGGCGATGCCGTTCATCCACTCCCGCCCGCGCTACTTCGCGCAGATCATCGGCGAACTGCTGTACTGGCTGGACGAGAACCGGATCACCTTCGCCAGCGACTACGCGATCTGGACGCCGAAGTGGCTGATCGAGAAGTTCGTCGACTTCCAGATCCCGGCGGACCTGCAGGGTGAGTACGGCACACTCACCCCCGAGGTCAAGCGCAAGATCCTCGGGCTCAACATGGCCCGCCTCTACGACATCAAGGTGCCCGAAGAGGTGCGCGAGACCGAGCGGGTGATCGCATCGTGA
- a CDS encoding iron-sulfur cluster assembly protein, with product MTTTAVVLASAVWRALGTVVDPELDEPITELGFVAGCEVVGSEVRVELRLPTYFCAPNFAYLMVADAHDVVAAIAGAKRVSVRLLDHFAAEEINAGVAAGDGFDAAFPGLAGGELDELRRTFLHKAHLAGQERLASRLLASGRSTHEELVLLRLGDLDASSELDELRRRRAQLGLPADDEAPLLVDEDGAPIAAEALPVRLRFARTTRVSIEVNAGWCRGLLATRYGGGQSADSLRPVETRH from the coding sequence GTGACCACCACCGCCGTCGTCCTGGCGTCCGCGGTGTGGCGGGCGCTGGGCACCGTAGTGGATCCCGAGCTGGACGAACCGATCACCGAGCTGGGATTCGTCGCCGGGTGCGAGGTCGTCGGCAGCGAGGTGCGCGTGGAGCTCCGGCTGCCGACCTACTTCTGCGCGCCCAACTTCGCCTATCTGATGGTGGCCGACGCCCATGACGTCGTGGCCGCGATCGCGGGGGCCAAGCGGGTCTCGGTGCGCCTGCTCGACCACTTCGCGGCGGAGGAGATCAACGCGGGAGTAGCTGCGGGCGACGGTTTCGACGCGGCGTTCCCCGGCCTTGCCGGGGGAGAACTCGACGAGCTGAGGCGAACGTTCCTGCACAAGGCGCATCTCGCCGGTCAGGAGCGACTGGCGAGTCGGCTCCTGGCGTCGGGGCGCAGCACGCATGAAGAGCTGGTGCTGCTGCGGCTGGGCGACCTTGACGCGAGCAGTGAACTAGACGAGCTTCGGCGGCGACGCGCGCAGCTCGGCCTGCCCGCGGATGACGAGGCGCCGTTGCTTGTCGACGAGGACGGCGCCCCGATAGCGGCAGAAGCCCTACCCGTGCGGCTGCGCTTCGCCCGGACCACCCGCGTCAGCATCGAGGTGAACGCGGGCTGGTGCCGAGGCTTGCTGGCGACCCGCTACGGGGGCGGGCAGAGCGCGGATAGTTTGAGGCCAGTCGAAACGCGACACTGA